A window from Glaciimonas sp. PCH181 encodes these proteins:
- a CDS encoding YqhA family protein, translated as MSRWLQLPLYLGLILAQCVYVFHFWVELSDLIGAIFGNASSLEHILDAVAIDGALRPTKLSESTIMLVTLGLIDVVMISNLLIMVIVGGYETFVSRMNLESHPDQPEWLSHVNASVLKVKLAMAIIGISSIHLLKTFINAHAYDMKTLLAQTGIHITFLLSALAIAWCDRIMTATQQSQREHSEGH; from the coding sequence ATGAGCCGCTGGCTCCAATTGCCGCTGTATTTAGGCCTCATTTTGGCGCAATGTGTGTATGTATTTCACTTTTGGGTCGAGTTAAGCGATCTTATCGGTGCCATTTTTGGTAACGCTTCGTCTCTGGAACATATTCTAGATGCTGTCGCAATTGATGGTGCATTGCGTCCCACTAAATTAAGCGAGTCAACGATCATGCTCGTCACACTCGGCTTGATTGACGTGGTGATGATTTCGAATCTGCTCATTATGGTGATTGTTGGCGGTTATGAAACATTCGTCTCCCGCATGAATCTGGAGTCACATCCGGATCAGCCGGAATGGCTATCGCACGTTAATGCATCGGTATTGAAAGTTAAGTTAGCCATGGCGATTATTGGTATATCGTCGATTCATTTGCTGAAAACTTTTATTAACGCGCATGCCTATGATATGAAAACTTTACTTGCACAGACCGGAATTCATATTACGTTCCTCTTGTCTGCTCTGGCTATCGCGTGGTGCGATCGCATAATGACCGCCACGCAGCAAAGCCAGCGCGAGCATAGCGAAGGACATTAA
- the murI gene encoding glutamate racemase: MALSLMPMEKHAPIGIFDSGVGGLSVLRHIREAMPNENLLYFADSAHAPYGDKTEQAILDRTLAIADFLLQKNAKALVVACNTATAAAIKAVRNAYPALVVVGIEPGLKPAAQHTRTKMIGVLATSGTLSSLRFKQLSQQITTTTEVHFVLQACVGLADQIEKGELNTPATEALIQRYLTPLLEQNVDTLVLGCTHYPFVRPLIEDIVRRLTSNPITIIDTGDAVTKQLVRVLIEHQLRETNTPPGTLTAFTTGDLPALKTTFFNLLGLQPPVLKAGTT; this comes from the coding sequence ATGGCCCTCTCACTAATGCCGATGGAAAAACATGCACCCATCGGCATTTTTGACTCTGGCGTCGGTGGCCTATCGGTATTGCGACATATCCGTGAAGCGATGCCGAACGAAAATCTGCTGTATTTTGCTGACTCGGCCCATGCTCCCTATGGCGATAAAACCGAACAAGCGATCCTTGATCGCACACTGGCAATTGCGGATTTTTTGCTGCAAAAAAATGCAAAAGCACTGGTCGTGGCCTGCAACACTGCTACGGCAGCAGCAATCAAAGCCGTGCGGAACGCCTATCCTGCTTTGGTGGTAGTCGGCATTGAACCCGGCCTCAAACCAGCAGCGCAACATACGCGTACAAAAATGATCGGCGTTTTAGCTACATCGGGCACGTTATCCAGCCTCCGCTTCAAGCAACTATCCCAACAAATTACTACCACAACAGAAGTGCATTTCGTGCTGCAAGCCTGCGTCGGACTAGCTGACCAAATTGAAAAAGGTGAGTTAAACACTCCGGCAACAGAGGCATTGATTCAGCGCTATCTCACGCCATTGCTAGAACAAAATGTGGATACCCTGGTGCTGGGCTGCACGCACTATCCGTTTGTTCGACCGCTGATTGAAGACATCGTGAGACGCCTCACCAGCAATCCGATAACGATTATCGATACCGGCGACGCGGTCACCAAACAGTTGGTCCGGGTACTCATTGAACATCAATTGCGAGAAACAAACACGCCGCCAGGGACATTAACCGCCTTCACTACCGGCGATCTCCCGGCCCTAAAAACGACCTTTTTTAACCTTCTTGGCTTACAACCGCCAGTGTTAAAAGCCGGAACTACGTAA
- a CDS encoding fumarate hydratase: MTTIKQEDLIESVAAALQYISYYHPADYIQHLARAYEAEQSPAAKDAIAQILTNSRMCAEGKRPICQDTGIVNVFLKIGMDVRFEGFKGTITDAVNEGVRRGYLHPDNVLRASIVADPHFERKNTKDNTPAVVHMELVQGNTIDVQIAAKGGGSENKTKFVMLNPSDSLVDWVMKTVPTMGAGWCPPGMLGIGIGGTAERAMLMAKQVLMEDINMYDLLKRGPENKTEELRIELFQKVNALGIGAQGLGGLTTVLDVKIMMHPTHAASKPVAMIPNCAATRHGHFVLNGSGPAFMEPPSLSDWPEVHWTPDTEKSTSVNLDTLTKAEVASWKPGQTLLLNGKMLTGRDAAHKRIQEMLGRGEKLPVDFTNRVIYYVGPVDPVRDEAVGPAGPTTATRMDKFTDMMLEQTGLISMIGKAERGPATIESIKKHKSAYLMAVGGAAYLVSKAIKSARVLAFEDMGMEAIYEFDVKDMPVTVAVDSNGISVHNTGPQEWQARIQSASLLNIPVTTI, encoded by the coding sequence ATCACGACAATCAAGCAAGAAGACCTCATTGAATCCGTAGCTGCTGCCCTTCAATACATCAGCTATTACCACCCTGCTGATTACATCCAACATTTGGCACGCGCTTACGAGGCAGAGCAAAGCCCTGCGGCTAAAGATGCAATTGCACAGATTCTGACGAACTCCCGCATGTGCGCTGAGGGTAAGCGTCCGATCTGCCAGGATACTGGCATCGTCAATGTATTTCTAAAAATTGGGATGGATGTGCGCTTTGAAGGCTTCAAAGGCACAATCACCGACGCCGTCAACGAAGGCGTACGCCGTGGCTATCTCCATCCAGACAACGTCTTACGCGCATCGATCGTGGCGGACCCACATTTTGAGCGCAAGAACACCAAGGACAATACCCCTGCAGTCGTCCATATGGAACTGGTTCAGGGCAATACCATTGATGTCCAGATCGCGGCTAAAGGCGGCGGTTCCGAAAACAAGACCAAGTTTGTCATGCTAAATCCATCCGACTCGCTGGTCGACTGGGTCATGAAAACTGTGCCAACTATGGGCGCTGGCTGGTGTCCGCCAGGCATGCTGGGAATCGGTATCGGCGGCACAGCAGAGCGCGCAATGCTGATGGCAAAACAAGTGTTGATGGAAGATATCAACATGTATGACCTTCTCAAACGCGGCCCAGAAAACAAAACTGAAGAGTTACGCATCGAACTATTCCAAAAAGTGAATGCTCTCGGAATCGGCGCGCAAGGTTTGGGCGGCCTGACAACCGTACTCGATGTCAAAATCATGATGCATCCAACTCATGCCGCATCGAAACCAGTGGCGATGATTCCAAATTGCGCCGCTACCCGTCACGGCCATTTTGTGCTGAACGGTTCAGGACCGGCATTTATGGAGCCACCATCGCTGTCAGACTGGCCAGAAGTGCATTGGACGCCGGATACTGAAAAATCTACTTCAGTCAATCTCGATACGCTGACCAAAGCAGAAGTGGCCTCTTGGAAACCAGGCCAAACCCTGTTGCTGAATGGCAAAATGCTGACCGGTCGCGACGCTGCGCACAAACGAATTCAGGAAATGCTGGGCAGAGGCGAAAAATTGCCGGTCGATTTCACCAATCGCGTTATCTATTACGTCGGCCCAGTTGATCCGGTGCGTGATGAAGCCGTCGGCCCGGCCGGTCCGACTACTGCAACGCGGATGGATAAATTCACCGACATGATGCTGGAGCAGACTGGTCTAATCTCGATGATCGGTAAAGCTGAGCGCGGCCCGGCGACGATTGAATCGATCAAAAAACACAAATCAGCCTATTTAATGGCGGTGGGTGGTGCGGCTTATCTGGTATCAAAGGCGATTAAATCAGCACGCGTGCTGGCTTTTGAAGATATGGGAATGGAAGCGATTTACGAGTTTGATGTGAAAGATATGCCAGTGACTGTCGCAGTCGATTCAAATGGCATCTCGGTCCACAATACTGGTCCACAAGAATGGCAAGCGCGAATTCAATCAGCTTCGCTGTTGAACATTCCTGTTACGACTATCTAA
- the acs gene encoding acetate--CoA ligase gives MANIETFSQENRVFPPPAEFARTAAISSMDAYNALCNEASIDYEGFWGRLARENLAWHKPFTKVLDESDAPFYKWFEDGQLNVSYNCLDVHLQNGNADKVAIIFEADGGDVVKVTYQDLYEKVCKFANGLKSLGIKKGDRVVIYMPMSVEGVVAMQACARIGATHSVVFGGFSAKSLQERIIDAGAVAVLTADEQVRGGKRLPLKAIVDEALALGGCECIKNVIVYKRTGGNVKFSAGIDLWMHELVADQAAHCEPEWVDAEHPLFILYTSGSTGTPKGVQHSSGGYLLWAALTMKWTFDIKPDDVYWCTADIGWITGHTYIAYGPTVVGATQIIFEGIPTFPNAGRFWDMIQRHKATIFYTAPTAIRSLIKAADADANIHPSKYDLTSLRLLGSVGEPINPEAWMWYHKHIGAERCPIVDTFWQTETGGHMITPLPGATPLVPGSCTLPLPGIQAAIVDEAGQDLPNGQGGILVVKRPWPAMVRTIWNNPERFKSTYFPPEFGGNLYLAGDGAIRNKETGYFTITGRIDDVLNVSGHRMGTMEIESALVAHPMVAEAAVVGRPDETTGEAICAFVVLKRSRPTGDEAKQIAKELRDWVAKEIGPIAKPKEIRFGDNLPKTRSGKIMRRLLRILAKGEEITQDVSTLENPAILDQLKEAQ, from the coding sequence ATGGCTAATATCGAAACTTTTTCCCAGGAAAACCGCGTTTTTCCTCCGCCCGCAGAATTTGCCAGAACCGCTGCAATTTCTAGTATGGATGCGTATAACGCTCTATGCAATGAGGCGTCCATCGATTACGAAGGTTTTTGGGGCAGACTTGCACGTGAAAATTTGGCTTGGCATAAGCCATTCACCAAAGTCTTGGATGAATCGGATGCGCCGTTCTATAAATGGTTCGAAGATGGGCAATTGAATGTTTCTTACAATTGCCTGGACGTACATTTGCAAAATGGTAACGCTGATAAGGTCGCTATCATTTTTGAGGCGGACGGCGGCGATGTCGTTAAAGTAACTTATCAAGATTTATACGAAAAAGTTTGCAAATTTGCCAACGGCCTTAAATCGCTCGGCATCAAGAAAGGCGACCGCGTCGTCATTTACATGCCAATGTCGGTCGAAGGCGTGGTCGCGATGCAAGCTTGTGCGCGCATCGGCGCAACGCATTCGGTCGTGTTTGGTGGCTTTTCCGCCAAGTCGCTGCAAGAACGGATTATCGATGCTGGCGCAGTAGCAGTGTTGACGGCCGATGAGCAAGTACGTGGCGGTAAACGCTTGCCACTAAAGGCTATCGTAGACGAAGCGCTGGCCCTTGGCGGTTGCGAATGCATTAAAAATGTCATTGTGTACAAACGCACTGGCGGCAACGTTAAATTTAGCGCCGGGATTGATCTCTGGATGCATGAGTTGGTCGCCGATCAGGCTGCCCACTGCGAGCCTGAATGGGTCGATGCAGAACATCCGTTATTTATCTTGTACACATCCGGTTCGACCGGCACACCAAAAGGCGTCCAACATTCTTCTGGCGGCTATTTGTTGTGGGCCGCCCTGACCATGAAATGGACCTTCGATATCAAGCCGGATGACGTGTACTGGTGTACCGCCGACATCGGTTGGATTACTGGTCACACCTACATCGCTTACGGTCCAACCGTGGTCGGCGCGACGCAAATTATATTTGAGGGCATCCCGACATTCCCGAACGCTGGCCGTTTCTGGGACATGATTCAACGCCACAAAGCGACCATTTTTTACACCGCACCAACAGCAATTCGGTCACTCATTAAAGCGGCCGACGCTGACGCGAATATCCATCCTTCAAAATATGATTTAACCTCTCTGCGCTTGTTGGGTTCAGTTGGCGAGCCAATCAATCCTGAAGCCTGGATGTGGTATCACAAACATATCGGCGCAGAACGTTGCCCGATTGTCGACACGTTCTGGCAAACCGAAACCGGCGGTCATATGATCACGCCATTGCCAGGCGCAACGCCTTTAGTGCCGGGTTCATGCACGTTGCCATTGCCGGGTATTCAAGCGGCGATTGTTGATGAGGCTGGACAAGATTTGCCGAATGGGCAGGGCGGTATTCTGGTGGTGAAACGTCCGTGGCCTGCAATGGTGCGCACCATCTGGAATAATCCAGAGCGTTTTAAAAGCACCTATTTCCCGCCAGAGTTCGGTGGCAATTTATATCTGGCTGGCGACGGCGCAATCCGTAACAAAGAAACCGGCTATTTCACCATCACCGGCCGTATCGATGACGTATTAAACGTTTCAGGTCATCGCATGGGAACCATGGAAATCGAATCCGCATTGGTTGCGCATCCGATGGTGGCAGAAGCCGCAGTCGTAGGGCGGCCAGATGAGACCACTGGCGAAGCAATTTGCGCCTTCGTGGTACTCAAACGCAGCCGTCCAACGGGCGACGAAGCGAAGCAAATCGCCAAGGAATTGCGTGACTGGGTCGCGAAAGAAATCGGCCCGATCGCAAAGCCGAAAGAAATTCGCTTCGGTGACAATTTGCCAAAAACCCGCTCCGGCAAGATCATGCGCCGCTTATTGAGAATACTGGCCAAAGGCGAAGAGATCACGCAAGACGTTTCTACCTTGGAAAATCCGGCGATTTTGGACCAGTTGAAAGAAGCGCAATAG
- a CDS encoding LysR substrate-binding domain-containing protein has translation MELRHLRYFLALAEELNFTRAAERLHVSQPPFSLQIRQLEEEVGARLFGRTSRRVQLTPAGQAFLIDTRAILERVDASISRAAAIESGLAGRIELGLSGSHFFGRLPKLIAGYSQAYSDVTISLQELKPAIQLEALRERRIDLSISRTPVNDMMLKSIRLWADPLMAAVPPGHRLRRRKRLTLRDLRDEPFVMLKLDTSAYAQHIRDCCVQAGFAPRVVHHVSEVAAVLGLVAAGMGVALIPESLSHIYADKVTVIPLATDEPHSEVYVVQHSEENANVTNAFVRFITSHH, from the coding sequence ATGGAACTACGACATCTACGTTATTTTCTAGCGCTGGCCGAAGAGCTAAACTTCACGCGGGCTGCCGAGCGACTGCATGTATCGCAGCCGCCGTTCAGCCTGCAAATCCGTCAACTAGAGGAGGAAGTCGGCGCTCGCCTGTTCGGGCGTACCAGTCGGCGGGTCCAGCTGACCCCGGCTGGGCAAGCGTTTCTCATCGATACCCGGGCAATACTGGAACGTGTCGATGCGTCGATCAGCCGGGCGGCTGCAATTGAAAGTGGTTTAGCCGGACGGATTGAGCTCGGCTTGTCCGGTTCGCATTTTTTTGGTCGCTTGCCAAAGCTGATAGCCGGATACTCACAGGCCTATTCTGATGTGACCATTTCTCTTCAAGAGCTAAAGCCAGCCATCCAGCTCGAAGCGCTGCGCGAAAGACGTATCGATCTGAGTATTTCCCGCACGCCCGTCAATGACATGATGCTGAAAAGCATTCGGCTATGGGCTGATCCACTGATGGCGGCAGTGCCGCCGGGACACCGACTTCGGCGACGCAAACGGCTCACGCTGCGCGACCTGCGCGACGAGCCCTTCGTCATGCTGAAACTGGATACTTCAGCCTATGCCCAACATATTCGCGATTGCTGCGTACAGGCAGGCTTTGCGCCCCGCGTCGTCCACCATGTCTCAGAGGTGGCCGCGGTGCTCGGCCTTGTCGCAGCAGGTATGGGCGTGGCGCTGATTCCGGAGTCGCTGTCGCACATCTATGCTGACAAGGTTACCGTCATCCCTTTGGCAACGGACGAGCCGCATTCGGAGGTGTATGTTGTGCAGCATTCGGAAGAGAATGCCAATGTAACGAACGCCTTCGTTCGCTTCATCACGTCACATCATTGA